GTCTCTTTCTCgctgttattcttttttgtcTGTCTCGCAGGCTGTTTTCTTGGTCATTTTTAATCTGTCTAATTCCTTTTTATTACTCATTCTTTCTTtggttttctgtctttctgtctttttttcaggtATTATTTCCGTCCATCTTGCTGTCTTCttgctcttatttatttatttttcttgctttctggctgtttctcattctttttttccttttgtctttctctttttttgccagtccttctgtatgtctgttctttgattctgtctttctttcttactttcttgtttttttctgtctcattattttttttgtctctcacatTTACTGTCTATTGTCTTTCCCttttgtctatctatctatctatctatctatctatctatctatctatctatctatctatctcacaacactgaataataatatttttataaactaattatttttgtgtagGAAATCATTAGtagttaaacatgtttttagatTATAGTTCCACCAAGATAGTGAAAGATCTATGAGTCAGACTTACATCTCTATTCAGACTGACTTAAAGAGTTTATCAAGACATTAATATGTCCTCTTGACTTTTTATTCTCAAACATCACTTTTGTAATTCCTATTAAACCTAAAATTGTAGGGTTGCAATATTTTTCTCATCATCCATAgaagttattttttatcttcAGTGTCCTTCtattaaacctgtgtgtgtggactTGGCGGATTGGGATGCCACAGAGCGTGCGCTGAAGGACATGGGGCCTGTTGACCTTCTGGTGAGCAACGCTGGGTGCGCCATGCTGCAACCATTCCTGGAGATCACAGAGGATAGCTTTGATATGTAAAGACATTTTCACTTccttacttttacttaaatatatCATTCTAAAATTGCACATGCTTTAACTGTAACTGTAAACAGGTCTTTCAATGTCAACGTGAAAGCAGCTCTTCATGTTGCACAAGTAAGGAGaggggaaaaacaacaaaatataacCGGTTCTCGCACATTAAATTCCATATGTTGGCTTTAAATGgtgatttttaaatgtagatTGTAGCCAGGGGCATGAAAGCCAGAGGAAGTGGCGGCTCCATCGTGAACATCTCCAGCCAAGCTTCTCACCGTGCCTTTAAAGACCACGCCGTGTACTGTGAGTAGAAAGGAGCTCTTTACTGATAGGTCCTTCAGTTTAAATGCTCATCGTATTCACCTTTTTCACAGACTAAGCATAGAATTTAAGTATGTTTCGTTAAATTAGAACTATAATAGTCATtggaatatttaataattaaaggtGGGTTTGGGATTTGGGGTGATGTCGGTGTCCCACTTATGTAAAATAAAGGGggatcacccccccccccccagaaaAAAACATCCCATGCAACAACCTAATAATGAAAGGTAATATAAGGTGATGTACAGATTTAAATTCCTTGCTCAagttaaagtataaaaatacaatacaaaaaaaaacctgatgtcTCTCTTAAATCACACACACGTATTCGTTATGATTGAGCTTGAGATTTTTACACAAGTCTGATCTGGTGGAGAACACAAATGTTATTTGCTATAGAATAAAAGGACTTTGTATCTAATATCACTGCATATCCTTGTTACAGTGATAATAGATAcacaataaatagataaaattgTTTATTGAACAGAGTTATGGTTGGACTTAATCataatattatgattatttatagCTCTACTTATTAGCCAATTATTTTATGGGTAATTAGGTACTACATTGATGTGTGTAATAAACCACTAACTTAGCATATTTAACGCTCAgtacattttaatgatttttaaggGAACATTTCATTTCTATTTAGTAAGGGTAATTTGGTTAATTTAGGATAATGAGTAATAAGGCCAACTGTAGCCAACCCTGCTGCTGTAATGAGACCAAAAGCGGGTCCAGAAACACAGGTCcagaaacaaagcaaaaaaaattaaccaaaaaataaaaataaaaatatggcaTGCttgggaaaacaaaaaaaaagttatgatttttaaaaatgttataaaaaaaaaagcctgttaGGAATCTACAAAAAACGGCAACCAAAGCCACAACTACATAACGAAAATCACGACAGCAAAACCAGAACCTGTacaacaaaaagcaaaacacaACAGCGACaccaaaaacattacattagtTCAGAAACACAACTGCAAAACCAAGAACACAACCACCAAAACCCCAAACATGACAGTCAGTTCTGTGGATCTTCATATAAGCAGGAAATATAagcttaaatttaaataaattgcttCAACCTGCTTATTTTTGTCACAGAGATCAACATAGTGCTTTTTCTCCTATATCTTTTCAACTTTGCTCatctttaatattatataatatgcaAATACTTACACCCCACCCCCTCTCCGTCACAAAGAAAGCATAATCCAACAGCAACATAAGACCCGTCCTTGCCATGTTGAGTTTGTTTTGCTCCTGTCACATCCTTCTGTGTAGTTTTGAGCTTAGAAAACTATTTTAATATATCTCACAATGATATTTACTCACTGTTAATGAAGGTGCTACCAAAGGCGCTCTTGACATGCTGACCAAAGTGATGGCTCTGGAGCTGGCTCCATACCAGGTGAATTGTGGTCACCTCATTAATACATACACAGAGGAACTTGAACAGTAAACTTAACTAAATAAGTTGAGTATTTCCAAATATAATATTACAGAATAAAGAGGATCACCCAGTATTTATTCATGAATTTATTACTATAAATGCatgatataataaataatgaaatgaataataaaaatttactaaAAACCAGTATTTATTAATTCCTTTAATTATCATTGAAAAAAAGTACATTGTGATCAGCAATTACTCCGTATGTCTTATATGGCCTTAAGGGTCCTTGTTCAGTCCTGGTCCATCAAGGCTAATTGTACTAGCTGCCCTTGTGAtaacagaattttaaaaaattattaaaaagctGCTTGATCTCCAATACCATTTAGAAAGTCTTATGTGATCCCAATTAAGCCAGTGTCATTTATGTAGATGAACAGTCCTCATACTGCAAGAGCCAGCCTAGTGATGTCCtgattgttattataaaatcaTATCTCTTTCTCACAGTACACTGGGCATTCCACAGACATAATATACATTTTCtgatcagatatttttttttgccttaaatttggatataaatgtaatttttaatatgtgtcatttatattttttttatgttcaaattTGTGCAGATCAGAGTAAACTCTGTAAACCCAACTGTAGTGATGACGGACATGGCAAAAATAGGATGGAGTGACCCTGTGAAGGCCAACGCCATGATATCACGCATCCCAATGGGCAAATTTGCTGGTGGGTTATTGTGAGATGTTTTAAGAGGGAATTTATGTACACAGCTgtataacaaaataattaaagtcCATTAGTTTAGTACAGTGttttgaaaaagtatttgccccttcttgattattattcttttt
The DNA window shown above is from Clarias gariepinus isolate MV-2021 ecotype Netherlands chromosome 14, CGAR_prim_01v2, whole genome shotgun sequence and carries:
- the dcxr gene encoding L-xylulose reductase — protein: MEITFTGKRALVTGAGKGIGRATALALARGGAEVTAVTRTQADLDTLVHECPSIKPVCVDLADWDATERALKDMGPVDLLVSNAGCAMLQPFLEITEDSFDMSFNVNVKAALHVAQIVARGMKARGSGGSIVNISSQASHRAFKDHAVYCATKGALDMLTKVMALELAPYQIRVNSVNPTVVMTDMAKIGWSDPVKANAMISRIPMGKFAEVEDVVNAILFLLCDKSAMTNGAFLPIDGGFLAC